The following coding sequences lie in one Lacerta agilis isolate rLacAgi1 chromosome 4, rLacAgi1.pri, whole genome shotgun sequence genomic window:
- the ZFX gene encoding zinc finger X-chromosomal protein, translating to MDEDGLELQPHDPHAFFDPTGTDGTHLNGNEIVVEIQETVYVSDVEDSDITVHNFVPEDPDSVVIQDVIEDVVIEDVECPDIMEDTDVSQTVIMPEPVLDTDVTEEVSLAHCTVPEDVLSSEITASAMSIPEHVLTSASMHVPDVGQLEHVVHDHSNVVEAEIATGSLGEDVVSEVLVADCASEAVIDASGIPVEHDNDKGNCEDYLMISLDDAVKAETDDSVDLTRKTLSENDPCKMDGICPEVIKVYIFKADPGEDDLGGTVDIVESESENDNGDTLMNQNSSVRIPREKMVYMTVNDSQHEDEDLNVAEIADEVYMEVIVGEEDAAAVHEQQIDENDIKSFMPIAWAAAYGNNTDAVENRNGTASALLHIDESSGLGRLAKQKPKKRRRLESRQYQTAIIIGPDGHPLTVYPCMICGKKFKSRGFLKRHMKNHPEHLLAKKKYRCTDCDYTTNKKLSLHNHLESHKLTTKTEKLIECDECGKSFSHAGALFTHKMVHRDKAANKMHKCKFCEYETAEQGLLNRHLLAVHSKNFPHICVECGKGFRHPSELKKHMRIHTGEKPYQCQYCEYRSADSSNLKTHVKTRHSKEMPFKCDICFQIFSDTKELQQHLIMHQESKTHQCLHCDHKSSNSSDLKRHIISVHTKDYPHKCDMCDKGFHRPSELKKHVAVHKGKKLHQCRHCDFKIADPFVLSRHILSVHTKDLPFRCKRCKKGFKLQMELKKHMKTHSGRKVYQCEYCEYSTTDASGFKRHVISIHTKDYPHRCEFCKKGFRRPSEKNQHIMRHHKDIGLP from the exons ATGGATGAAGATGGGCTTGAGCTACAGCCACATGACCCACATGCGTTTTTTGATCCTACAG GAACTGATGGAAcgcatttgaatggaaatgagaTTGTTGTTGAAATACAGGAAACAGTCTATGTCTCAGATGTGGAGGATTCTGACATAACAGTTCATAACTTTGTCCCAGAGGATCCTGATTCTGTAGTAATCCAGGATGTAATTGAGGACGTTGTTATAGAAGATGTTGAGTGTCCAGATATCATGGAAGATACTGATGTATCTCAAACTGTTATTATGCCTGAACCAGTGCTGGACACTGATGTCACTGAGGAAGTGTCTTTAGCACACTGCACTGTTCCAGAAGATGTTTTATCCTCTGAGATCACAGCTTCAGCAATGTCGATACCTGAGCATGTGCTCACAAGTGCGTCAATGCACGTACCTGATGTTGGACAATTGGAACATGTTGTTCATGATCATAGTAATGTTGTAGAAGCAGAAATTGCCACAGGTTCTCTGGGAGAAGATGTAGTTTCTGAAGTTTTGGTAGCAGATTGTGCCTCTGAAGCTGTAATTGATGCCAGTGGAATACCTGTGGAACATGATAATGACAAGGGCAACTGTGAAGACTACCTTATGATTTCCT TGGATGATGCTGTCAAGGCAGAAACTGATGATTCTGTTGACCTTACAAGAAAAACTCTGTCAGAAAATGATCCTTGTAAAATGGATGGCATTTGCCCAGAAGTCATCAAGGTGTATATTTTCAAAGCTGATCCAGGGGAAGATGACTTAG GAGGCACAGTAGATATTGTGGAAAGTGAATCTGAAAATGACAATGGAGACACATTAATGAATCAAAATAGCAGTGTTCGCATTCCAAGAGAAAAAATGGTTTATATGACAGTAAATGATTCCCAGCATGAAGATGAGGATTTAA atGTTGCAGAAATTGCTGATGAGGTATATATGGAGGTAATTGTAGGAGAGGAAGATGCAGCAGCTGTTCACGAACAGCAAATTGATGAGAATGATATTAAAAGCTTTATGCCGATAGCTTGGGCAGCAGCTTATG GTAATAACACAGATGCAGTTGAAAACCGAAATGGAACGGCTAGTGCTCTCTTGCACATAGATGAGTCTTCTGGTCTTGGAAGgctagcaaaacaaaaaccaaagaaaaggaggaggttgGAATCCAGACAATATCAAACAG CAATAATAATTGGACCCGATGGCCATCCTTTGACAGTCTACCCCTGTATGATTTGTGGGAAGAAGTTTAAATCTAGAGGCTTCTTGAAAAGGCACATGAAAAACCACCCTGAGCACCTTCTTGCTAAGAAAAAATATCGATGTACTGATTGTGATTACACTACAAATAAAAAGTTAAGTTTGCATAAccatctagagagccacaagCTTACTACCAAGACCGAGAAGCTAATTGAATGTGACGAATGTGGGAAAAGTTTCTCTCATGCAGGGGCTTTGTTTACACACAAGATGGTGCACAGGGACAAGGCAGCAAACAAAATGCACAAGTGCAAATTCTGCGAGTATGAGACAGCAGAGCAGGGATTACTGAATCGTCACCTTCTAGCTGTGCACAGCAAGAACTTTCCACACATTTGCGTGGAATGTGGCAAAGGATTTCGGCATCCGTCAGAGCTCAAGAAACACATGCGAATCCACACCGGTGAAAAGCCCTACCAGTGCCAATATTGTGAGTATAGATCGGCTGACTCTTCCAACCTGAAAACTCACGTAAAGACTAGACACAGTAAGGAAATGCCCTTCAAATGTGACATTTGTTTTCAGATATTTTCAGATACCAAAGAGCTGCAACAGCACCTCATTATGCATCAAGAAAGCAAAACACATCAGTGTCTGCACTGTGACCACAAAAGTTCAAACTCGAGTGATTTAAAGCGACACATAATTTCCGTTCACACAAAGGATTACCCCCATAAGTGTGACATGTGTGACAAAGGCTTTCACAGGCCCTCAGAACTGAAAAAACATGTTGCAGTGCACAAAGGCAAAAAATTGCACCAGTGTAGACATTGTGACTTTAAGATTGCAGATCCGTTTGTTCTAAGTCGCCATATTCTCTCAGTTCACACAAAGGATCTTCCGTTCAGGTGCAAGAGATGTAAGAAGGGCTTCAAGCTGCAAATGGAACTCAAAAAGCACATGAAAACACACAGTGGTAGAAAAGTTTATCAGTGTGAGTACTGTGAGTATAGCACTACAGATGCCTCAGGTTTCAAACGGCATGTTATTTCCATTCATACAAAAGACTACCCTCACCGTTGTGAGTTCTGCAAGAAAGGCTTCAGAAGGCCTTCAGAGAAGAACCAACACATTATGCGACATCATAAAGACATTGGGCTGCCTTGA